The following proteins come from a genomic window of Maribacter sp. HTCC2170:
- a CDS encoding sodium:solute symporter family transporter, with translation MNRARIIATFALLFLMVPFSFSQETSKFRVTNLPDLPALKEGAAPLGYAGMMGGAHDKVIIAAGGANFPEALPWKGGKKVYHNNIYLLEENKWRLLNRTLPFPIAYGASVATPEGILIIGGENAEETTDKVHLLKHVSSTNDVEIIEYPSLPEPLAYTAAVIEEEYLYVVGGKNNQKSTNAFYRFNLDKNYEWEKLEDFTGPPRAVHTIAVQESKDSRKLFVIGGRNQTAGKRSVPLTDFLSYDLKKGEWKNEGELLIHGKPRVLMGPSAESKGSMHIMVYGGSDEVLFNELESIALQLGQEQNDSLISGLIERRDGILNTHPGFSKEILGYNTITNKWFVYDSVETQIPVTALPFQEEDNFYVVSGEISPGIRTPKVQKFEIAEAVEPFGTINYTVLALYLLISLGIGIYFIRKQKSTEDYFVGGGRIPWWASGLSVFGTLLSAITFMAIPAKAFVTDWSFFFLNITAILITPVIAFIFIPFFNRLKIRTAYEYLEDRFNYLARAFGSLSFILFQLGRIGIVLLLPSLAISIVTGIPVETSILIMGVLCILYTTFGGIEAVIWTDVMQVIVLLGGSVLAIVWIMMHTETSFGEMISYASERDKFNIMNMDFDFTESTFWVVFIGGLASAMVTQGTDQTIVQRFLTSTNVKDSQKTLYTNAVLTLPATIIFFGIGTLLFIFYSEMPTALSPAISNNDSIFPWYIVRELPVGVSGLLVAGIFSAAMSSISSSLNSVSTAYCNDFYAHFRPEVKDKRLLRIARIATIVTGVLGVLLALWMASSNIKSLWDQFYRFLGLFTGGLGGMFLLGMLTKKANATGTLMGLVASALLIWYISVFTDISFLMYAFFGVASCFVFGYVFSLIFKDKS, from the coding sequence ATGAATCGAGCGAGAATTATAGCAACCTTTGCATTACTTTTTCTGATGGTTCCGTTCAGTTTCTCGCAGGAAACTTCCAAATTTAGGGTAACCAATTTGCCCGATTTACCAGCCTTGAAAGAAGGTGCTGCACCCTTAGGATATGCGGGTATGATGGGTGGCGCGCACGACAAAGTTATCATCGCAGCGGGTGGCGCTAATTTCCCTGAAGCTCTACCATGGAAAGGAGGAAAAAAGGTTTACCACAATAACATCTATTTACTGGAAGAAAACAAATGGAGATTGCTGAATAGGACACTGCCTTTTCCCATTGCTTATGGAGCTTCAGTAGCCACCCCTGAAGGAATCTTGATTATCGGTGGTGAAAATGCGGAAGAAACCACTGATAAAGTCCACCTCCTAAAGCATGTTTCATCGACAAATGATGTGGAAATAATAGAATACCCTTCTTTACCAGAACCCTTGGCATATACAGCTGCTGTAATTGAAGAAGAATACCTATATGTTGTTGGTGGAAAGAATAATCAAAAAAGTACGAATGCTTTTTATCGTTTCAATCTCGACAAAAATTATGAATGGGAAAAGCTAGAAGATTTTACGGGTCCTCCAAGAGCCGTACATACTATTGCTGTTCAAGAGTCAAAAGATTCAAGAAAGCTCTTTGTAATCGGTGGACGTAACCAAACGGCTGGAAAAAGATCAGTACCATTGACTGATTTTCTTTCCTATGACTTAAAAAAAGGTGAGTGGAAAAACGAGGGTGAACTTTTGATTCATGGCAAACCAAGGGTCCTTATGGGACCTTCCGCTGAAAGCAAGGGATCAATGCACATTATGGTCTACGGGGGTTCTGATGAGGTATTGTTCAATGAACTAGAAAGTATAGCCTTACAACTTGGACAGGAACAAAACGATTCTTTGATTTCGGGTTTAATAGAAAGAAGAGATGGAATTCTAAATACACACCCAGGATTTTCCAAAGAAATCCTTGGGTATAATACCATTACAAACAAATGGTTTGTTTACGATAGCGTTGAAACCCAAATTCCAGTAACGGCATTGCCATTTCAAGAGGAGGATAATTTTTATGTGGTTTCGGGTGAGATTTCTCCTGGTATCCGAACTCCAAAAGTTCAAAAATTTGAAATAGCGGAAGCCGTAGAACCTTTTGGTACGATAAACTATACGGTTTTGGCGCTCTACCTTTTGATTTCGCTGGGTATCGGCATTTATTTTATACGCAAACAAAAATCTACTGAAGATTACTTTGTTGGTGGTGGACGTATACCATGGTGGGCCTCAGGGCTAAGTGTTTTTGGAACCTTGTTGAGCGCAATTACTTTTATGGCGATTCCTGCCAAAGCCTTTGTTACAGATTGGTCCTTCTTTTTTCTGAATATTACCGCTATTCTGATAACACCGGTAATTGCCTTTATTTTCATTCCGTTTTTTAATAGGCTCAAAATACGTACTGCCTATGAATATCTGGAAGATCGCTTCAATTACCTGGCGCGGGCCTTTGGTAGTCTTTCATTCATTTTGTTCCAATTGGGGAGAATAGGCATTGTCTTGTTATTGCCATCCCTGGCCATTTCTATAGTAACGGGTATTCCTGTAGAAACCAGTATTTTGATTATGGGAGTGTTATGTATTCTTTATACCACTTTTGGAGGAATTGAAGCTGTAATTTGGACAGATGTTATGCAAGTCATCGTGCTATTAGGCGGCAGCGTATTGGCCATTGTCTGGATTATGATGCACACCGAAACTTCTTTTGGTGAGATGATTTCGTATGCCTCTGAACGTGATAAGTTCAACATTATGAATATGGACTTTGATTTTACTGAGTCCACTTTTTGGGTAGTGTTCATTGGTGGTCTTGCCTCTGCCATGGTAACCCAAGGTACCGACCAGACCATTGTACAGCGCTTTTTAACGAGTACCAATGTCAAGGATTCCCAAAAAACGTTGTACACCAATGCAGTGCTTACACTTCCTGCAACCATTATCTTTTTTGGCATAGGTACATTATTGTTCATTTTCTATTCTGAAATGCCTACCGCTTTATCTCCTGCCATTTCTAACAACGATTCCATATTTCCTTGGTATATAGTTCGTGAGCTGCCAGTTGGGGTTTCTGGTTTGCTCGTGGCGGGCATTTTTTCTGCAGCAATGTCTAGTATTAGCAGTAGTCTTAATTCTGTTTCAACTGCTTATTGTAATGATTTTTACGCGCATTTTCGACCGGAAGTAAAAGACAAAAGGTTATTGCGAATCGCTAGAATTGCTACCATAGTAACAGGTGTTTTGGGAGTGTTATTGGCTCTTTGGATGGCGAGTTCCAATATCAAATCACTTTGGGACCAGTTTTATCGATTCTTAGGCCTTTTTACTGGAGGTTTAGGAGGAATGTTCCTTCTCGGAATGTTAACCAAAAAGGCAAATGCCACAGGAACCTTAATGGGGTTGGTGGCAAGTGCTTTATTGATATGGTACATAAGTGTTTTTACAGATATAAGTTTTTTAATGTACGCTTTCTTTGGTGTGGCTTCCTGTTTTGTTTTTGGATATGTTTTCAGTCTTATTTTCAAAGATAAAAGCTAA
- a CDS encoding sialidase family protein, with product MANRIAVLIVLFVFSSCAAQKETYHIPKGVSQIHDLFNASSNDSIACYRIPAIVTAPNGDLVATIDERVPSCGDLKWSKDINIVMRRSEDNGKTWSKIETIVDFPFGKSASDPSMIVDRVTKEIFLFYNYMNLDTEKDIYYLHVMKSTDNGKTWSEPKDITAQIVKPEWHKDFKFITSGRGIQTSTGKLLHCMVNLDSGMHLFGSDDHGETWYFIDNPVSPANESKVVELVDGSWMVNARSNDKKGVRYVHTSSDEGKTWVTKAEHQLTDPGCNASIVRYTSIKNGHDKNRLLFSNANSDKGRTNMTVRVSYDEGKTWSEGKTVYEGPSAYSSLTILENGDIGLLFEKDKHKENLFVSFSLKWLTNKKDKYQKPKKKN from the coding sequence ATGGCAAATAGAATTGCAGTATTGATTGTCCTCTTTGTATTCTCTTCGTGTGCTGCCCAAAAAGAGACTTATCACATTCCGAAAGGAGTAAGTCAAATTCATGATCTGTTCAATGCAAGTTCTAATGACAGTATAGCATGTTACCGTATACCAGCAATTGTCACAGCACCCAATGGAGATCTTGTTGCCACCATAGATGAAAGAGTGCCCTCTTGCGGAGATTTAAAATGGAGTAAGGACATCAACATAGTAATGCGACGAAGTGAGGATAATGGAAAGACATGGTCGAAGATTGAGACTATAGTGGATTTTCCTTTTGGCAAATCTGCCTCTGATCCATCAATGATCGTTGATAGGGTGACCAAAGAAATCTTTCTGTTTTATAATTATATGAATTTGGATACAGAAAAGGACATTTATTATCTACATGTAATGAAGAGTACAGATAATGGTAAAACTTGGAGCGAGCCCAAAGATATAACAGCTCAAATAGTCAAACCCGAATGGCATAAGGATTTTAAGTTCATTACTTCTGGCAGGGGAATTCAAACAAGTACGGGGAAACTTCTACATTGTATGGTGAATTTGGATAGTGGAATGCATTTATTTGGCAGTGATGATCATGGGGAAACTTGGTATTTCATTGACAATCCAGTATCACCAGCCAATGAGTCAAAAGTAGTAGAGCTGGTCGACGGTTCTTGGATGGTGAATGCAAGGTCTAATGATAAAAAAGGGGTGCGGTATGTACATACATCTTCTGATGAAGGGAAAACATGGGTCACCAAGGCAGAGCATCAATTGACAGATCCAGGTTGTAATGCTAGTATTGTGCGATACACGTCAATAAAAAATGGACACGATAAGAACCGATTGCTATTTTCGAACGCCAATTCAGATAAAGGACGCACAAATATGACGGTACGAGTGAGCTATGACGAAGGCAAAACATGGTCTGAAGGCAAAACTGTGTATGAAGGACCTTCGGCCTATTCATCATTAACAATTTTAGAAAATGGTGATATTGGCTTATTATTTGAAAAAGACAAGCACAAAGAAAATTTATTCGTCAGCTTTTCCTTAAAATGGCTTACCAATAAAAAAGACAAGTATCAAAAGCCTAAGAAAAAGAACTAG
- a CDS encoding AGE family epimerase/isomerase, translating into MMNAEFYKEALLNDIIPFWEKHSLDYENGGYFTCLGTKGDVYDTDKFIWLQGRQAWTFSMLYNKVEKNKKWLDIAKSGVDFLVNHGMDESGNFYFSTTKEGKPLIQPYNIFSDCFAAMAFSQYAQASGDEKIKELSKRTYFNILERKDNPKGIYTKNTGARPLKGFSLPMILSNLVLELEDVLEPEEVERTVDFSINEVMNVFLDQDSGLIYENVLPDGSHDDSFEGRLLNPGHGIEAMWFMIDIGVRRKDNNLIQKATETILNILEYSWDKEYGGIYYFLDAKGHPPQQLEWDQKLWWVHLEALVALAKAYQHSRDERIENWYNKVHVYSWNHFSDPEHGEWFGYLNRQGEVLLNLKGGKWKGCFHVPRAMYQCWKSFKKIESE; encoded by the coding sequence ATGATGAACGCAGAATTTTATAAGGAAGCACTATTGAATGATATTATTCCCTTTTGGGAAAAGCATTCTCTAGACTACGAAAACGGGGGGTATTTTACTTGCTTGGGTACAAAAGGAGATGTTTATGACACCGATAAATTCATTTGGTTACAAGGTAGGCAGGCATGGACTTTTTCGATGCTCTACAATAAAGTTGAAAAAAATAAAAAATGGTTGGACATCGCAAAGTCAGGTGTAGATTTTCTTGTAAACCACGGAATGGACGAAAGCGGGAATTTCTATTTTTCAACCACGAAAGAAGGAAAACCATTAATACAACCTTATAACATTTTTTCAGACTGTTTTGCTGCCATGGCTTTTAGTCAATATGCCCAGGCCTCGGGCGATGAAAAAATCAAGGAGCTGTCCAAAAGGACCTATTTCAACATTCTTGAAAGAAAGGATAACCCAAAAGGTATATATACCAAAAATACTGGGGCTAGACCTTTAAAAGGTTTTTCGTTACCAATGATACTCTCAAATTTGGTTTTGGAACTTGAAGATGTTCTAGAGCCTGAAGAAGTTGAAAGAACTGTTGATTTTAGTATCAACGAGGTTATGAATGTTTTTCTTGATCAGGACTCAGGATTAATATATGAAAATGTATTGCCCGATGGTAGTCATGATGATAGTTTTGAGGGGCGCCTTTTAAACCCCGGGCATGGGATAGAAGCCATGTGGTTTATGATCGATATTGGCGTGAGAAGAAAAGATAATAATTTAATACAAAAAGCAACTGAAACCATACTCAACATTTTAGAATACAGTTGGGATAAAGAATATGGGGGCATCTATTATTTCTTAGATGCCAAAGGCCATCCTCCCCAACAATTGGAATGGGACCAAAAACTATGGTGGGTGCATTTAGAAGCCTTAGTGGCTTTAGCAAAGGCATATCAACATAGCCGGGATGAAAGAATTGAAAATTGGTATAATAAGGTCCACGTGTATTCTTGGAATCATTTTTCGGACCCTGAACATGGGGAATGGTTTGGCTACCTAAATAGACAGGGAGAGGTTTTACTCAATCTAAAAGGGGGTAAATGGAAAGGGTGTTTTCATGTGCCAAGGGCTATGTATCAATGTTGGAAATCATTTAAAAAAATCGAATCTGAATAA
- a CDS encoding dihydrodipicolinate synthase family protein, with protein sequence MNIKNLVAATYTPMHKDTSLNLDIIKTYGDFLKRNKVSGAFINGTTGDFASLTIQERKLIVEAWSANRADDFLLINHVGHTSLKVAMDLTSHSADKVDAIGALAPFYFKVNSVDKLVEYCKNIASCAPGLPFYYYHIPDLSGAQIKMIDFVKIASKQIPNFAGLKFTKNDLIDYKYCFDYDSNKYNILFGVDEMFIASLPLGTKGWVGSTYNHLAPLYYKVKEAFENDDYQMAADLQTKAMLFVDTLNNKGGYNGVAKGFMKTLGIDCGPSRFPHTTLKDGDYVEITKELDAIGLTPYFGK encoded by the coding sequence ATGAATATAAAAAATCTTGTAGCAGCCACATATACCCCAATGCACAAAGACACTTCTTTGAATTTGGATATTATCAAGACATACGGCGATTTTCTTAAAAGAAACAAAGTGTCTGGTGCCTTTATAAATGGTACTACTGGAGATTTTGCATCATTGACCATTCAAGAGCGAAAATTGATTGTTGAAGCATGGTCTGCAAATAGGGCAGATGATTTTTTACTCATTAATCATGTGGGCCATACAAGTTTAAAAGTAGCAATGGACCTTACCTCGCATTCTGCGGACAAGGTTGATGCTATTGGGGCATTGGCACCATTTTATTTTAAGGTGAACTCGGTTGATAAGCTTGTAGAATATTGTAAAAATATTGCGTCTTGCGCTCCTGGTCTACCTTTCTATTATTACCATATACCAGATTTGTCTGGAGCACAAATCAAAATGATCGATTTTGTTAAAATCGCATCAAAGCAAATTCCAAACTTTGCCGGTTTGAAATTTACAAAAAATGATTTGATCGATTATAAATATTGCTTTGATTACGACAGTAACAAGTATAATATACTATTTGGAGTAGATGAAATGTTTATTGCCAGTTTACCACTAGGAACAAAAGGTTGGGTGGGCAGCACTTATAATCATTTGGCTCCTCTTTATTATAAAGTAAAAGAAGCCTTTGAGAATGATGATTACCAGATGGCAGCAGATTTACAGACCAAGGCCATGTTATTTGTAGATACTTTAAATAACAAGGGTGGTTACAACGGGGTGGCTAAGGGTTTTATGAAAACATTGGGCATAGATTGCGGGCCAAGTAGATTTCCTCATACAACATTAAAAGATGGTGATTATGTTGAAATAACAAAAGAACTGGATGCAATTGGTCTTACTCCTTATTTTGGTAAATAA
- a CDS encoding DUF58 domain-containing protein, with protein sequence MNLRSELDKASLFQNLELLAQQVVEGFISGIHKSPFHGFSAEFAEHKIYNSGESTKHIDWKLFAKTDKLYTKRYEEETNLRCHMILDNSASMYYPEVKNLGIDDLNKIGFGVLAIAALMNILKRQRDAVGLSVFSDSYNFYSPEKGSERHHQMLLSKLSEISLESKPAKQTELYTYLHLIAEKIKRRSLVVLFTDMFQTTKEDDRIFDALRHLKYNKHEVVLFHLLDAEKEFDFDFENTPKRFLDVETGEHIDIFSDTVKEGYQNAVKNYFDELKMKCAQYKIKYVDVDVRGDFSKVLNTFMVERQKFL encoded by the coding sequence ATGAACCTTCGGTCAGAATTAGATAAGGCATCCCTTTTCCAAAATTTGGAACTTTTAGCCCAACAAGTGGTCGAGGGTTTTATCAGCGGAATTCATAAAAGTCCCTTTCATGGGTTTTCCGCAGAATTTGCAGAACATAAAATCTATAACAGCGGTGAAAGTACCAAGCATATCGATTGGAAACTATTTGCAAAGACAGATAAACTTTATACCAAACGTTATGAGGAGGAAACCAATTTAAGGTGTCATATGATTTTGGATAATTCAGCATCGATGTATTATCCAGAGGTAAAGAATTTGGGAATTGATGACTTGAACAAAATTGGTTTTGGAGTTTTGGCTATTGCGGCACTTATGAATATCCTCAAAAGACAACGCGATGCGGTGGGCTTAAGTGTGTTTTCAGACTCATATAATTTTTATTCACCAGAAAAGGGGAGTGAAAGGCATCATCAAATGCTATTGTCCAAATTGAGTGAGATCAGTTTGGAAAGCAAGCCTGCAAAACAGACAGAATTATACACCTATCTACACTTAATCGCAGAAAAAATAAAACGCAGAAGCTTGGTTGTTCTGTTTACGGATATGTTCCAGACCACCAAAGAGGATGATAGAATATTTGATGCACTACGTCATTTGAAATATAATAAACATGAGGTGGTCTTATTTCATTTGTTGGATGCTGAAAAGGAATTCGATTTTGACTTTGAGAACACACCTAAACGTTTTTTAGATGTTGAGACGGGTGAACATATCGATATTTTTTCGGATACGGTAAAGGAAGGTTATCAAAACGCCGTCAAGAATTATTTTGATGAGCTCAAAATGAAATGCGCACAATACAAAATAAAATATGTTGATGTTGATGTACGAGGTGATTTTTCAAAAGTCCTGAATACTTTTATGGTTGAGCGTCAAAAATTCTTATAA
- the trxA gene encoding thioredoxin codes for MALEITDATFDEVVLKSDKPVVVDFWAAWCGPCRMVGPIIDEVSTEYDGKAVVGKVDVDANQEFAAKYGVRNIPTVLVFKGGEIVNRQVGVSPKKVYTDAIDALL; via the coding sequence ATGGCATTAGAAATAACAGATGCTACTTTTGATGAAGTAGTTTTAAAAAGCGATAAACCAGTAGTAGTTGACTTTTGGGCAGCTTGGTGTGGGCCTTGTAGAATGGTAGGTCCTATCATTGATGAGGTAAGCACAGAATATGACGGTAAAGCCGTTGTAGGAAAGGTAGATGTAGATGCTAACCAAGAGTTCGCAGCAAAATATGGAGTGCGAAACATTCCTACAGTTTTGGTTTTCAAAGGTGGCGAAATCGTGAATAGACAGGTTGGGGTTTCTCCTAAGAAAGTCTATACGGATGCAATTGATGCACTATTGTAA